In Zingiber officinale cultivar Zhangliang chromosome 3B, Zo_v1.1, whole genome shotgun sequence, a single window of DNA contains:
- the LOC121968107 gene encoding VQ motif-containing protein 4-like codes for MEKEIRSPNSSPSSSSSSNNGVSSSPAPAPMVTPKSTPRSADAANPYPTTFIQADAGSFKQVVQMLTGSSDGKQPPLPRPAKNGISSAVKATGPKKPAFKLYERRGSLKNLKMMSPMIPSCWNRDSPLGGSAGSSPRRQPTEILSPSVLDLPSLTLSPISPLNTDSFHRSLPPNPPSALAMSAEERAIAEKGFYLHPSPRTTPRDAEPPMLLQLFPVTSPRVPSASVAGSSS; via the coding sequence atggagAAAGAGATCCGATCTCCGAACTCCTCGCCctccagcagcagcagcagcaacaatGGAGTGAGCTCATCGCCGGCGCCGGCGCCGATGGTCACTCCGAAATCGACGCCGAGGTCAGCCGACGCTGCGAATCCCTACCCTACCACGTTCATCCAGGCCGACGCCGGATCCTTCAAGCAGGTCGTCCAGATGCTGACCGGCTCCTCCGACGGCAAGCAGCCGCCGCTTCCGCGGCCCGCCAAGAACGGGATCTCGTCGGCTGTGAAGGCCACCGGGCCCAAGAAGCCGGCTTTCAAGCTCTACGAGCGCCGCGGCAGCCTCAAGAACCTGAAGATGATGAGCCCTATGATTCCCAGCTGCTGGAACCGTGATTCCCCCCTCGGCGGCTCCGCCGGGTCATCTCCGCGCAGGCAGCCGACGGAGATCCTCTCGCCCAGCGTGCTCGACCTGCCCTCTTTGACCCTCAGCCCCATCTCTCCCTTGAACACGGATTCCTTCCACCGTTCGCTGCCGCCCAATCCGCCTTCGGCGTTGGCGATGTCGGCCGAGGAGAGGGCGATCGCCGAGAAGGGATTCTACCTTCACCCTTCGCCGCGGACCACGCCCCGGGATGCGGAACCGCCGATGCTGCTGCAGCTTTTCCCGGTGACTTCTCCGCGAGTGCCTTCCGCCTCCGTCGCCGGCTCTTCTTCCTAG